The Nostoc sp. 'Lobaria pulmonaria (5183) cyanobiont' genome window below encodes:
- a CDS encoding zinc metalloprotease HtpX, with amino-acid sequence MSLQSALDALNQKRYQEAVELLEQFCRDCVEHNSSDYLSAQMWLIKAYQATGEIEKAKSLCQKLIISENPQARSWAEQASQSFRQTPSNTSQKAGRAATTGMKLAMGGVGGSLALASGVTITLLFGMVLALGLSLVFILGSDNPLQGLAIAIGITLVFNIAAFFLSPFLMDLTQSWLYQTRWVELAEVETLSPETAKVIRQVCEQKKLKTPRLGIINDQNPTAFTYGSLPNSARLVVSQGLFTYLDDDEIATVYAHELGHIVHWDFAVMTVASTLVQICYLIYSTARRFGRGGDSKIKDAMQTAALVAYVFYVIGTYLLLYLSRTREYFADHFAAESTGNPNGLSRALVKIAYGILEEGSRTQEPSRLIEGTRALGIYDHKAAASTGTAYRIASDTQKVGRVFLWDMFNPWGWWMELNSTHPLTGKRVRALSTYAEQLGLPTEFDMGRVIGEGKSLNKSRLYGNFFLDVVLYGAETIGFFVGLVMGVILWSSSPNTGLVLGAPLIGLGIGIMVKALVMFPDYKQAPETDILTLMSDPYASPLRGQPAKLEGQLIGRGDAGYKFGSDLKIQDRSGMLYLHYASRFGPIGNFLFGMKRVQSLIGEQVGAVGWFRRGVAPWMDLIQLQSENGTIVNSYHRFWSFILGSGSIILGVVLTMFLSRS; translated from the coding sequence ATGTCATTGCAATCTGCATTAGATGCCTTAAATCAAAAACGTTATCAAGAAGCGGTTGAATTACTCGAACAATTCTGCCGCGATTGTGTTGAACACAATTCCTCAGATTATCTTTCAGCACAGATGTGGCTGATAAAAGCCTATCAAGCCACAGGCGAAATCGAAAAAGCCAAGTCCCTGTGTCAAAAGTTAATCATCAGTGAAAACCCACAGGCTCGTAGTTGGGCAGAACAAGCTAGTCAATCCTTCCGTCAAACGCCATCTAACACTAGCCAAAAAGCTGGTCGCGCCGCTACGACTGGGATGAAATTAGCAATGGGGGGAGTGGGTGGTAGTTTAGCGTTAGCTTCTGGTGTCACCATCACCTTGTTGTTTGGCATGGTGTTGGCTTTAGGTTTGAGCTTAGTATTTATTTTGGGTAGCGATAATCCACTCCAAGGATTAGCGATCGCTATTGGTATTACCCTAGTTTTTAATATCGCCGCCTTTTTCTTGTCTCCATTTCTCATGGACTTAACTCAAAGCTGGCTTTACCAAACTCGCTGGGTAGAGTTGGCAGAAGTTGAAACCCTCAGTCCAGAGACAGCTAAAGTTATTCGCCAAGTCTGTGAGCAGAAAAAGCTGAAAACGCCCCGTTTGGGAATTATTAACGACCAAAACCCCACGGCTTTTACTTATGGCTCATTGCCGAACAGCGCTCGTTTAGTCGTCAGTCAGGGACTTTTCACATACCTCGATGACGATGAAATTGCTACCGTCTACGCCCACGAACTGGGGCACATCGTCCACTGGGATTTTGCAGTAATGACAGTAGCTTCTACCTTAGTACAAATTTGTTACTTGATTTACAGCACAGCCAGAAGATTTGGGCGTGGTGGCGATAGCAAAATCAAAGATGCGATGCAAACTGCTGCCTTAGTTGCTTACGTGTTTTATGTCATCGGTACTTATCTACTGCTGTACCTCTCCCGCACACGAGAATACTTTGCTGACCACTTTGCAGCCGAAAGTACGGGTAATCCCAATGGATTATCCCGCGCTTTGGTGAAGATTGCCTACGGAATTTTAGAAGAAGGTTCGCGCACACAAGAACCCAGCCGTTTAATTGAAGGGACTCGCGCCTTGGGTATCTATGACCATAAAGCCGCCGCTTCCACAGGAACCGCCTACCGCATTGCATCTGATACCCAAAAAGTTGGTCGTGTCTTTCTGTGGGATATGTTTAACCCTTGGGGTTGGTGGATGGAGTTAAATTCCACTCATCCCTTGACAGGCAAACGAGTTCGTGCATTAAGCACTTATGCCGAACAATTGGGTTTACCGACCGAGTTTGATATGGGGCGAGTTATTGGAGAAGGTAAAAGTCTCAATAAAAGTAGACTTTACGGCAACTTCTTTTTAGATGTTGTATTGTACGGCGCTGAAACAATTGGTTTCTTCGTTGGCTTGGTAATGGGTGTGATTCTGTGGTCAAGTTCGCCAAACACAGGTTTAGTATTGGGTGCGCCACTAATTGGCTTAGGGATCGGAATTATGGTCAAAGCCTTGGTGATGTTCCCCGACTATAAGCAAGCACCAGAAACCGATATTCTCACCTTGATGTCAGACCCTTATGCCAGTCCGTTACGTGGACAACCTGCAAAACTAGAAGGTCAACTTATTGGTCGTGGCGACGCTGGTTATAAATTTGGTTCCGATTTAAAAATTCAAGATCGTAGCGGAATGCTTTATCTGCACTACGCCTCACGCTTTGGACCCATCGGCAATTTTCTGTTTGGGATGAAGCGAGTCCAAAGCTTGATTGG
- a CDS encoding glutamate-5-semialdehyde dehydrogenase — MTILDIASPLIKIAGQTRQAASKLAILSTEAKNQALVAIAQALESAKDEILQANVADCKAATAEGIPQPLYKRLQLDEHKLRDAIAGVRDVGKLADPIGKVQIHRELDTGLVLKRITCPLGVLGIIFEARPEAAIQIVSLAIKSGNGVILKCGKEAVRSCEAIVKAIKQGLSQTAVNPDAVQLLTTREETLELLKLDKYVDLIIPRGSNSFVRFVQENTRIPVLGHADGICHLYIDKAADISKAVPITVDAKAQYPAVCNAIETLLVHQSIATEFLPKVAEALQERHVELRGDKRTLKILPNIVAATETDWETEYSDFILSIKIVDSIEDAIAHINQYGSRHTDAIISEDPASIETFFGLVNSANIFHNCSTRFADGFRYGFGAEVGISTQQMPPRGPVGLEGLVTYKYQMTGDGHIVATYTGANAKAFIHQDLV, encoded by the coding sequence ATGACTATTCTTGATATTGCTTCTCCCTTAATTAAGATCGCCGGACAAACCCGCCAAGCTGCAAGTAAACTAGCAATTCTCTCCACGGAGGCAAAAAATCAAGCACTTGTGGCGATCGCTCAAGCTTTAGAATCAGCTAAAGATGAAATTTTACAAGCAAATGTTGCTGATTGTAAAGCTGCGACTGCTGAAGGAATTCCCCAACCACTTTATAAGCGCTTGCAGTTAGATGAACATAAATTAAGAGATGCGATCGCTGGGGTACGAGATGTTGGTAAGCTAGCCGATCCAATTGGTAAAGTCCAGATTCACCGCGAACTTGACACTGGCTTAGTTCTGAAACGCATCACTTGTCCTTTAGGTGTTTTGGGGATTATTTTTGAAGCCCGTCCAGAAGCGGCGATTCAAATTGTTTCCTTAGCAATCAAATCGGGAAATGGTGTAATCCTCAAATGTGGAAAGGAAGCTGTGCGTTCTTGCGAAGCAATAGTTAAGGCAATTAAACAAGGATTGTCTCAAACTGCTGTTAACCCAGATGCAGTGCAGTTGCTCACAACTAGAGAAGAAACTTTAGAACTTTTGAAGTTAGATAAATATGTAGATTTAATTATTCCTAGAGGTTCTAATTCCTTTGTCAGATTTGTACAGGAAAATACGCGCATTCCGGTACTAGGTCACGCCGACGGAATTTGTCATCTTTATATAGATAAAGCCGCCGATATTTCTAAAGCAGTTCCGATTACCGTTGATGCTAAAGCACAATATCCTGCTGTTTGTAATGCGATTGAAACTTTGCTAGTTCACCAATCAATTGCTACAGAATTTTTACCGAAAGTTGCTGAGGCTTTGCAAGAACGCCATGTAGAATTAAGAGGCGATAAACGCACCTTGAAAATTTTACCTAACATTGTAGCTGCAACAGAAACCGACTGGGAAACGGAATATAGCGATTTTATTTTGTCGATCAAGATTGTAGACTCTATAGAAGATGCGATCGCTCATATTAACCAATATGGTTCTCGTCATACCGATGCGATTATCTCTGAAGATCCAGCATCTATTGAAACTTTCTTTGGACTGGTAAATTCAGCTAATATATTCCACAATTGTTCTACCCGCTTTGCTGATGGCTTCCGCTATGGTTTTGGTGCAGAAGTAGGAATTAGTACACAACAAATGCCTCCCCGCGGCCCCGTTGGTTTAGAAGGATTAGTCACATACAAATATCAAATGACTGGCGATGGTCATATTGTCGCAACTTATACCGGGGCAAATGCTAAAGCTTTTATTCATCAGGATTTAGTGTAA
- a CDS encoding L-lactate dehydrogenase, which translates to MSSKISKVGIIGAGNVGADVANALVLLGKCVTVVLFDRTLSKAEGQAWDIEDTIPLLKDMEIIPSNQYEDLADSDVIVVTVGVQQKEGQSRLDTLSDNAEIMRSTIKELDRVAPNSIVLIVSNPVDVLTRIAIASSTRAENLIFGSGTVLDTARLRYQLGKRLNVSKQDVRVYVIGEHGDSEFVVWSSAFIGAIPLAEFPIPQGATLEQIQQEYAELTRKRAYNISERKGNTSYGISTVVCQLVDTILRDEKQIFPVSVRADSNYGIGSEVVLGLPCIISSQGIERQLVLPRNADEQRLLKESATELNEAYNSLDN; encoded by the coding sequence ATGAGTAGCAAAATATCTAAGGTCGGTATTATTGGTGCGGGTAATGTGGGTGCAGATGTAGCAAATGCTTTAGTGCTACTCGGTAAATGTGTAACAGTCGTCCTTTTTGACCGAACTTTATCAAAAGCTGAGGGGCAAGCATGGGATATTGAAGACACCATTCCCCTACTTAAAGACATGGAAATTATACCATCAAATCAGTATGAAGATTTAGCAGATTCTGATGTGATTGTCGTGACTGTTGGGGTGCAGCAAAAAGAAGGACAAAGCCGATTAGATACGTTGAGCGATAATGCAGAGATCATGCGTTCAACAATAAAAGAATTGGATCGAGTTGCACCGAATTCAATCGTACTTATTGTTAGCAATCCAGTGGATGTACTAACACGGATTGCGATCGCCAGTTCCACTAGAGCAGAAAACCTAATTTTCGGTTCAGGAACCGTTCTTGATACTGCTAGACTGAGATATCAACTTGGTAAGCGATTGAACGTTAGTAAACAAGACGTTCGTGTTTATGTGATTGGAGAGCATGGAGACAGTGAATTTGTCGTTTGGTCTAGTGCATTTATTGGGGCAATTCCGTTAGCTGAATTTCCCATACCACAAGGAGCAACGCTGGAACAAATTCAGCAAGAGTACGCAGAGTTAACCCGTAAGCGAGCCTATAATATTTCTGAACGTAAAGGAAATACTAGCTATGGCATATCAACTGTAGTTTGCCAGTTAGTTGATACCATCCTGCGAGATGAAAAGCAGATATTTCCAGTATCGGTAAGAGCAGATTCTAACTATGGAATTGGCAGTGAAGTTGTTCTTGGACTTCCATGTATCATTAGCTCCCAAGGTATTGAGCGCCAACTGGTGTTACCAAGAAATGCTGATGAACAACGTTTATTAAAAGAGTCAGCCACCGAACTGAATGAAGCCTACAATTCTTTGGATAATTAA
- a CDS encoding isochorismate synthase: MTVSPCRSNFFVKHKDLYQFLVAVQEKCVKNDCKQIVSISQEIDLVDPLLVLDKLTQANEINFYFEDRGKGEAIAAIDAVAKLQIDGSNRFSQAEYFIKSCLKNIINFGNANQPFSGPHFFCYFSFFDKNAQLDYPFPSGTIFLPRWQVAVKNQRCVLVTNIIINENANIERLLENLQKKIEFIQSLEYYSANIDCFSANLYNKSVTNPTQFKRSVVSALEKIRSSHLSKIVLADVLDVKSSNHFSLVKSLNNLRQNHPNCYIFSTSNGKGQNFIGASPERLISINNQQLITDALAGSAPRGKTPAKDAANANRLLNSEKEKHEHSLVLDFITQRLSQLGLLPQILAPRLRQLSNIQHLWTPISAMVPADIHPLKIVGQLHPTPAVAGAAQDVACAEIRRYENFERGLYAAPLGWIDSQGNCEFIVGIRSALIDGDRARLYAGAGIVAGSDPGKEFAEVQLKLQALLKALV, translated from the coding sequence ATGACAGTTTCACCATGTCGTAGCAACTTCTTTGTAAAGCACAAAGATTTATATCAATTTCTGGTAGCAGTGCAAGAAAAGTGCGTCAAAAATGATTGCAAACAAATTGTCAGTATCTCCCAAGAAATTGATTTAGTTGACCCTTTACTTGTATTGGATAAACTTACACAAGCAAATGAAATAAATTTTTACTTTGAGGATAGAGGTAAAGGAGAAGCGATCGCAGCAATTGATGCTGTAGCAAAATTACAGATTGATGGCTCAAATCGTTTTAGTCAAGCAGAATATTTTATCAAATCTTGTCTAAAAAATATAATTAATTTTGGTAACGCGAACCAACCTTTTTCTGGTCCTCACTTTTTTTGTTATTTCAGCTTTTTTGATAAAAATGCCCAACTAGATTATCCATTTCCATCTGGTACCATTTTTCTTCCACGTTGGCAAGTAGCTGTAAAAAATCAGCGTTGTGTATTAGTAACAAATATAATTATTAATGAAAACGCAAATATTGAAAGATTGTTGGAAAATTTGCAAAAGAAGATTGAATTTATTCAATCTTTAGAATATTACTCTGCTAATATTGATTGTTTCTCAGCAAACTTATATAATAAATCTGTCACTAATCCTACTCAGTTTAAACGTTCAGTAGTATCTGCTTTAGAAAAAATTCGGTCTAGCCATTTAAGCAAAATTGTCTTAGCAGATGTATTAGATGTCAAGTCAAGCAACCACTTTAGCTTAGTTAAATCATTAAATAATCTTAGACAGAACCATCCTAATTGTTATATTTTTTCTACAAGTAATGGCAAAGGACAAAATTTTATTGGTGCAAGTCCAGAAAGATTAATTAGTATTAATAATCAACAGTTAATCACTGATGCTTTAGCTGGTTCTGCACCACGAGGTAAAACCCCTGCTAAAGATGCAGCTAATGCCAATCGCTTACTAAATAGTGAAAAAGAAAAGCACGAACATTCCCTAGTGCTTGATTTCATTACACAACGCCTATCCCAGTTAGGTTTATTACCGCAAATATTAGCACCACGGCTGCGACAATTATCGAATATCCAGCATTTATGGACACCAATCAGTGCTATGGTTCCTGCTGACATACACCCATTAAAGATTGTTGGACAATTGCATCCTACGCCAGCCGTTGCGGGTGCGGCACAAGATGTAGCTTGTGCCGAAATTCGTCGTTATGAAAACTTTGAAAGGGGTTTATATGCTGCACCTTTAGGTTGGATAGATTCTCAGGGGAACTGTGAGTTTATCGTGGGAATTCGTTCAGCATTAATTGATGGCGATCGCGCGAGATTGTATGCTGGTGCTGGTATCGTGGCTGGCTCCGATCCTGGCAAGGAGTTTGCAGAGGTGCAACTGAAACTTCAAGCTTTACTTAAAGCCTTAGTTTAA
- the menA gene encoding 2-carboxy-1,4-naphthoquinone phytyltransferase — protein sequence MTTKQILYPNTKLWMAAIKPPMYSVAIMPIWVGTAVAFAETKIFNGVVFSTFVAAAILILAWENISNDVFDSETGIDQNKHHSLVNLTGNKPLIFWIGNLCLGLGLLGILAIAFWQQDLTVIGIILLCCGLGYTYQGPPFRLGYQGLGEIICFFAFGPLAVEAAYYSQTQTWSITSLAASVIVGIATTLILFCSHFHQVKDDIAAGKRSPIVRLGTQKGAQLLVWFTGSIYPLTLLFVLLGISPAWTLLSWVSLPFAVKLCRHVQENHNQPDKVSNCKFIAVAVHFWACLLLGLGFML from the coding sequence ATGACTACCAAGCAAATTTTATATCCCAACACTAAGTTATGGATGGCAGCGATTAAACCGCCAATGTATAGCGTTGCCATTATGCCCATTTGGGTAGGAACAGCAGTAGCATTTGCCGAAACTAAAATTTTCAATGGTGTAGTATTTTCTACTTTTGTAGCTGCGGCAATCTTAATTCTTGCCTGGGAAAATATCAGTAATGATGTGTTTGATTCTGAAACAGGTATTGATCAAAATAAGCACCATTCTCTGGTGAACTTAACAGGCAATAAGCCATTAATATTTTGGATAGGAAATTTGTGTTTAGGTTTGGGGTTACTGGGCATACTAGCGATCGCCTTTTGGCAACAAGACCTAACTGTTATCGGTATAATACTACTGTGCTGCGGTTTAGGCTACACGTACCAAGGGCCTCCCTTTCGCTTAGGATATCAGGGTTTAGGCGAGATTATTTGCTTTTTTGCCTTTGGCCCCTTAGCAGTGGAGGCAGCATACTACAGCCAGACTCAAACTTGGTCAATAACGAGTTTAGCAGCTTCAGTGATCGTTGGGATTGCCACAACCTTAATTTTGTTTTGCTCACACTTTCACCAAGTTAAGGATGACATAGCCGCAGGTAAGCGATCGCCTATCGTCCGTTTAGGAACTCAAAAAGGGGCCCAACTCCTAGTTTGGTTTACTGGTAGTATTTATCCCCTCACCTTGCTATTTGTGCTATTGGGAATTTCTCCAGCTTGGACGTTACTGAGTTGGGTAAGTTTACCCTTTGCTGTCAAATTATGCCGCCACGTGCAAGAAAATCACAACCAGCCAGACAAAGTTAGTAACTGTAAATTCATCGCCGTAGCCGTGCATTTCTGGGCTTGCTTGTTGCTCGGCTTGGGATTTATGCTTTAA
- a CDS encoding o-succinylbenzoate synthase: MRYQFKFRTYQRRFLRSLTTNHGSWEIREGIILRLTDESGKLGWGEIAPISWFGSETLEQALDFCRQLPEDITDKIIFSIPDELPACQFGFESACEWGSEFFSMPNTQSFSGLLPSGEAALNQWQTLWAQGYRTFKWKIGVDAIADELKIFESLIHTLPASTKLRLDANGGLSYEEANLWLWTCDNLKANAEIPLEIEFIEQPLPVEQFQGMLELSMSYETAIALDESVATLGQLAACHQQGWRGIFVIKPGIVGSPSRLRKFCHQHQIDTVFSSVFETAIARQAALKLAAELSRNNRAVGFGIDYFFEQEDTWLQSLWNNL, translated from the coding sequence ATGCGTTATCAATTTAAATTTCGTACTTATCAGCGAAGATTTTTGCGATCGCTGACTACCAATCATGGTAGTTGGGAAATTCGTGAAGGTATTATCCTCCGTCTCACTGATGAATCAGGTAAACTCGGCTGGGGAGAAATCGCCCCCATTAGTTGGTTTGGTTCCGAAACCCTAGAACAAGCTTTAGACTTTTGCCGCCAACTCCCAGAAGACATCACAGACAAAATAATTTTCTCCATCCCTGATGAGTTACCTGCTTGTCAATTTGGCTTTGAGTCAGCCTGCGAGTGGGGGAGTGAATTCTTTTCCATGCCCAATACCCAATCTTTCAGTGGCTTATTACCATCTGGGGAAGCGGCTTTAAATCAATGGCAAACCCTATGGGCACAAGGATATCGTACATTTAAGTGGAAAATTGGAGTGGATGCGATCGCTGATGAACTAAAAATTTTTGAGTCACTCATACACACCTTACCAGCCTCTACCAAACTGCGATTAGATGCCAACGGTGGACTCAGCTATGAGGAAGCTAACTTATGGCTGTGGACTTGCGACAATCTCAAAGCAAATGCAGAAATACCCCTAGAAATTGAATTCATTGAGCAACCGCTACCCGTTGAGCAATTTCAGGGGATGTTGGAATTGAGTATGAGTTATGAAACTGCTATCGCTTTAGATGAATCTGTCGCCACACTTGGGCAACTTGCTGCTTGTCATCAACAAGGTTGGCGAGGAATTTTTGTTATAAAGCCTGGGATCGTTGGATCGCCATCTCGTCTGAGAAAGTTTTGCCACCAGCATCAAATTGATACTGTATTCTCATCAGTATTTGAGACTGCGATCGCAAGACAAGCAGCACTCAAACTAGCAGCCGAATTATCCCGAAACAACAGGGCAGTTGGCTTTGGCATCGACTATTTTTTTGAACAAGAAGATACATGGCTTCAAAGTCTATGGAACAACCTTTAG
- a CDS encoding 2-succinylbenzoate--CoA ligase gives MEQPLDCLNNLLQHDWLIGYNSHQFHQIAQELYLELTQLSACGTPPKIILAEREPLRFLASFIAACAANCPVFLCNPDWGTQEWQQVFDLVQPDITWGIGNREWGIGNGNNYQCLMPNVQCPTIMIPTGGSSGQIKFAIHTWETLTASVQGFTEYFQLKQVNSFCILPLYHVSGLMQFMRSFTTAGKLSIQPFKAVESGQILNIKQSEFFISLVPTQLQRLLQNPELTEWLSQFNTVLLGGAPAWNELLEKARFHHIRLAPTYGMTETASQIATLKPDDFLGGKISSGQILPHAKVTIRNQQGEILNSNQIGKITIYAQSLALGYYPITRENQGDFQVDDLGFLDEQGHLNIVGRNSDKIITGGENIYPTEIESAIQATQMVADICVIGIPDKHWGQALTAIYIPKKSNTSALKIQTLLKDKLSKFKIPKYWIPQQNLPRNSQGKINRQQLQQIATEFLQNPIT, from the coding sequence ATGGAACAACCTTTAGACTGTCTTAATAACTTACTTCAGCATGATTGGCTTATCGGTTACAACAGCCATCAATTTCATCAAATAGCTCAAGAATTGTATTTAGAACTAACACAGTTATCAGCGTGTGGAACACCACCAAAAATTATCTTAGCCGAACGCGAACCATTACGATTTTTAGCAAGCTTTATTGCCGCTTGTGCAGCTAATTGTCCAGTTTTTCTTTGTAACCCCGACTGGGGAACACAAGAATGGCAACAAGTCTTTGATTTAGTACAGCCAGATATTACTTGGGGAATAGGGAATAGGGAATGGGGAATAGGGAATGGGAATAATTACCAATGCCTAATGCCCAATGTCCAATGCCCAACGATTATGATTCCCACAGGTGGTTCATCGGGGCAGATTAAATTTGCCATCCATACTTGGGAAACTCTCACAGCATCAGTACAAGGATTTACAGAATACTTTCAACTAAAGCAAGTTAATTCTTTTTGCATATTGCCCTTATATCACGTTAGCGGTTTAATGCAATTTATGCGCTCATTCACTACCGCAGGTAAACTATCTATTCAACCATTTAAAGCTGTAGAATCAGGTCAAATCTTAAATATTAAACAATCAGAGTTTTTTATATCTTTAGTACCAACACAGTTACAACGCCTTCTGCAAAATCCAGAATTAACTGAATGGCTATCCCAATTTAATACTGTACTTTTGGGAGGTGCGCCAGCATGGAACGAACTACTAGAAAAAGCCAGATTTCATCATATCCGATTAGCACCAACCTATGGCATGACAGAAACCGCCTCTCAAATTGCTACCCTCAAACCAGATGATTTTCTCGGCGGTAAAATCAGCAGTGGTCAAATTCTTCCCCATGCAAAAGTAACTATTCGCAATCAGCAAGGCGAGATTTTAAATTCCAATCAAATAGGAAAGATCACTATCTATGCTCAATCTCTAGCCCTTGGTTACTATCCGATAACCAGAGAAAATCAAGGTGATTTCCAAGTAGATGATTTAGGTTTTTTAGATGAACAAGGCCATTTAAATATTGTCGGACGTAACAGCGATAAAATTATTACAGGTGGAGAAAACATTTACCCAACAGAAATTGAATCAGCTATACAAGCAACTCAAATGGTTGCCGATATTTGTGTCATAGGCATCCCAGATAAACACTGGGGACAAGCATTAACAGCGATTTACATTCCTAAAAAATCAAATACTTCTGCTTTAAAAATCCAAACCCTACTTAAAGACAAACTCAGCAAATTTAAAATCCCTAAATATTGGATTCCCCAGCAAAACTTACCCCGTAACTCCCAAGGTAAAATTAACCGCCAACAGCTACAGCAAATAGCCACAGAATTCCTCCAAAATCCCATCACATAA
- a CDS encoding acyl-CoA thioesterase, protein MSFTYNRTVRFQDTDAAGVVYFANVLSICHEAYEESLEASSINLKDFFTNPSVGFPIVHANVDFLRPMFVADKLLISLIPQKIGVDKFEITYEITVAEVVVAKAITKHICIDGSSRSKQELPEEIIQWLETNRRDAEKPVRCGGSPR, encoded by the coding sequence ATGTCTTTTACTTATAACCGCACGGTTCGTTTTCAAGATACTGATGCTGCTGGAGTAGTTTATTTTGCTAACGTTTTGAGTATTTGCCATGAAGCTTATGAAGAATCTCTAGAAGCATCAAGTATTAATCTCAAAGATTTTTTTACTAATCCGTCTGTGGGGTTTCCTATTGTTCATGCTAATGTTGATTTTTTGCGCCCTATGTTTGTCGCGGACAAGTTGCTGATTAGTTTAATACCGCAAAAAATAGGTGTTGATAAGTTTGAAATTACTTACGAAATTACAGTGGCTGAGGTGGTAGTTGCTAAGGCTATTACTAAGCATATTTGTATTGATGGAAGTAGTAGGAGTAAGCAGGAATTACCTGAAGAAATTATTCAGTGGTTGGAAACGAATCGCAGAGACGCTGAGAAGCCAGTGCGTTGCGGGGGTTCCCCCCGTTGA
- a CDS encoding type II toxin-antitoxin system VapC family toxin — protein sequence MTIPLRCVVDASVSVKQFIPDPLTAKVNQLFAHLAYPQTEIFVPDLFYIECANVLWKYARAGSYDVSLIQGNLASLKAFPLRVVSTADLMADAVAIALNYGISAYDGSYVALSQQVGATLLTLDGKLVKALAASSYNVSSFNDFEVPPLEST from the coding sequence ATGACAATTCCTCTTAGGTGCGTCGTCGATGCCAGTGTGTCCGTTAAGCAATTTATTCCCGATCCGCTAACAGCCAAGGTTAATCAACTGTTTGCTCACCTTGCCTATCCCCAGACAGAAATCTTTGTACCTGATTTATTTTACATTGAGTGTGCAAACGTTTTGTGGAAGTATGCTCGTGCAGGTAGTTACGATGTTTCTCTGATTCAGGGGAATTTAGCTAGTCTCAAAGCTTTTCCGTTGCGTGTTGTCTCCACGGCTGATTTGATGGCGGATGCAGTGGCGATCGCCTTAAATTATGGAATCTCTGCCTACGATGGTTCTTATGTTGCACTTTCACAGCAGGTAGGTGCTACTTTGCTGACTCTTGACGGTAAGCTGGTGAAAGCTCTAGCAGCTTCGTCTTACAATGTTTCCTCGTTTAATGACTTTGAGGTTCCGCCCTTAGAGTCGACATAA
- a CDS encoding FitA-like ribbon-helix-helix domain-containing protein, translating into MATLYVRNLPDDLYAKLQELAASEHRSINAQVITLLEQALKTEAQQTEEERRKNVPKLLEEIRLRREQLPTDIEWPDSTAMIREDRDR; encoded by the coding sequence ATGGCTACCCTTTATGTAAGAAATTTACCCGATGATTTGTATGCAAAGCTGCAAGAGTTAGCCGCATCTGAACACCGTTCAATTAACGCCCAAGTTATAACTCTGTTAGAACAGGCTTTAAAGACTGAAGCACAGCAAACAGAAGAAGAAAGACGAAAGAATGTCCCAAAACTTTTAGAGGAAATCCGTCTTCGCCGTGAACAGCTACCAACTGATATCGAATGGCCTGATAGTACTGCCATGATTAGAGAAGATCGGGACAGATGA